From Passer domesticus isolate bPasDom1 chromosome 5, bPasDom1.hap1, whole genome shotgun sequence, the proteins below share one genomic window:
- the WASHC3 gene encoding WASH complex subunit 3 isoform X1: protein MDEDGLPIVGSGIDLTKVPAIQQKRTVAFLNQFVVHTVQFLNRFSTVCEEKLSALSLRIQQIETTLNILDAKLSSIPGLEDVKFEVSSANVNSVTNGPVAQAATDQQTAGSPQSGQNNTQEEGLQKTEVVTENVTTVAKDPRYARYLKMVQVGVPVMAIRNKMISEGLNPDLLETPDAPVPAWGDDGKAEESSDSESSFSD, encoded by the exons ATGGACGAGGACGGGCTGCCCATCGTGGGCTCCGGCATTGACCTCACCAAG GTTCCTGCTATTCAGCAGAAAAGAACTGTAGCATTTCTAAACCAGTTTGTGGTTCACACAGTGCAGTTTCTCAACCGCTTTTCTACTGTTTGTGAAGAG AAATTGTCAGCACTCTCTCTCCGTATCCAGCAAATTGAAACCACACTCAATATTCTGGATGCAAAG TTATCCTCAATTCCTGGCCTAGAAGATGTCAAATTTGAAGTGTCCAGTGCAAATGTGAACAGTGTTACAAATGGTCCTGTGGCACAGGCTGCTACAGACCAACAGACAGCTGGATCACCTCAGTCTGGA CAGAACAATACACAAGAGGAAGGGTTACAGAAAACGGAGGTAGTAACAGAAAACGTCACAACTGTGGCCAAGGATCCAAGATATGCCAGATACCTCAAAATGGTACAAGTG GGTGTTCCTGTAATGGCAATACGAAACAAAATGATTTCCGAGGGGCTAAATCCAGACCTTCTCGA GACCCCAGATGcccctgtgcctgcctggggagaTGATGGCAAAGCAGAAGAGAGTTCTGATAGTGAATCTTCATTCAGTGACTGA
- the WASHC3 gene encoding WASH complex subunit 3 isoform X2, with protein MDEDGLPIVGSGIDLTKVPAIQQKRTVAFLNQFVVHTVQFLNRFSTVCEEKLSALSLRIQQIETTLNILDAKLSSIPGLEDVKFEVSSANVNSVTNGPVAQAATDQQTAGSPQSGNNTQEEGLQKTEVVTENVTTVAKDPRYARYLKMVQVGVPVMAIRNKMISEGLNPDLLETPDAPVPAWGDDGKAEESSDSESSFSD; from the exons ATGGACGAGGACGGGCTGCCCATCGTGGGCTCCGGCATTGACCTCACCAAG GTTCCTGCTATTCAGCAGAAAAGAACTGTAGCATTTCTAAACCAGTTTGTGGTTCACACAGTGCAGTTTCTCAACCGCTTTTCTACTGTTTGTGAAGAG AAATTGTCAGCACTCTCTCTCCGTATCCAGCAAATTGAAACCACACTCAATATTCTGGATGCAAAG TTATCCTCAATTCCTGGCCTAGAAGATGTCAAATTTGAAGTGTCCAGTGCAAATGTGAACAGTGTTACAAATGGTCCTGTGGCACAGGCTGCTACAGACCAACAGACAGCTGGATCACCTCAGTCTGGA AACAATACACAAGAGGAAGGGTTACAGAAAACGGAGGTAGTAACAGAAAACGTCACAACTGTGGCCAAGGATCCAAGATATGCCAGATACCTCAAAATGGTACAAGTG GGTGTTCCTGTAATGGCAATACGAAACAAAATGATTTCCGAGGGGCTAAATCCAGACCTTCTCGA GACCCCAGATGcccctgtgcctgcctggggagaTGATGGCAAAGCAGAAGAGAGTTCTGATAGTGAATCTTCATTCAGTGACTGA